A single genomic interval of Bos taurus isolate L1 Dominette 01449 registration number 42190680 breed Hereford chromosome 6, ARS-UCD2.0, whole genome shotgun sequence harbors:
- the TMEM175 gene encoding endosomal/lysosomal proton channel TMEM175 isoform X2 has translation MSGPQAPEPTLEGQADASAGSPDEDAAEGIQHSHRMLSFSDALLSIIATVMEFDKSVQRLLATRIAVYLMTFLIVTVAWAAHTRLFQVVGKIDDTLALLNLACMMTITFLPFTVSHRGFRPHFHPGPSRPPLTPEHALLKLSDSWAVGLDHVVAEVSGSRPVPVTGRGLGWGWGDACPAPGAPGLLAELGSSLQVTHHLLTQQLLDSEGGPCSERSASQRVGVWGAFMSLKTFSFKGFKLRPKGSCSRDAPFPDGSAVAQAWPSGLAGALIWVFLAAVFLDGDLPRGASGHLPVLHVCDRHWGRAGADRALRLPLPAPPKPPDRALCPPRPLPAARPGHHRAGPRALPGRRRLLPLLLPRGCCPGPTFWSPQLPRSPRPSSRRAHRPPPQSRMLSWGHLLVPTAPQEPSAILQSYLLMAMVIVLPHVSKAAGWCRAQLVGLREPPAHSVEVFTFDLHEPLSKERVEAFSDGVYAIVATLLILDICEDNVPDAKDVKEKFQGSLVAALGESGPHFLAYFGSFATVGLLWFAHHSLFLHIRRATQPMGLLNTLSLAFVGGLPLAYQQTSAFTKQPRDELESVRISCAIIFLASIFQFAIWTTALLQEGETLQPSARFGGREHAFMFAKLALYPCASLLAFACTCVLSSFSTAIFHAMQIAVPFAFLLLRLLVRLALAGLRALRGLVGPVLARPAPGAADEAQSPLLPAPC, from the exons ATGTCTGGGCCCCAGGCTCCGGAGCCGACGCTCGAGGGGCAGGCAGACGCCTCCGCGGGCTCTCCAGACGAGGACGCGGCCGAGGGGATCCAGCACTCGCATCGTATGCTCAGCTTCAGCGACGCACTGCTGTCCATCATCGCCACCGTGATG GAGTTTGACAAGAGTGTCCAGAGGCTCCTCGCCACCAGGATTGCCGTCTACCTGATGACCTTCCTCATTGTGACTGTGGCCTGGGCGGCCCACACGAG GTTGTTCCAAGTTGTTGGGAAAATAGACGACACGCTTGCCCTGCTCAACCTG GCCTGCATGATGACCATCACCTTCCTGCCGTTCACCGTGAGTCACAGGGGCTTCCGGCCCCACTTCCACCCCGGGCCCAGCCGCCCTCCACTGACCCCAGAACACGCCCTCCTAAAGCTCTCAGACTCGTGGGCAGTCGGCCTGGACCATGTGGTTGCAGAGGTTTCCGGGAGCCGGCCAGTTCCCGTCACGGGgcgtgggttggggtgggggtggggagacgcCTGCCCAGCCCCCGGAGCCCCCGGCCTCCTGGCCGAGCTGGGCTCATCCCTGCAGGTGACCCACCATCTGCTCACCCAGCAGCTCCTGGATTCGGAGGGAGGGCCATGCTCTGAGCGCAGTGCGTCACAGAGGGTTGGGGTCTGGGGAGCCTTTATGAGCCTGAAAACCTTCAGCTTTAAAGGCTTCAAGCTTCGGCCCAAGGGCTCCTGTAGCAGAGACGCtcccttccctgatggctccgcAGTGGCCCAGGCATGGCCCAGCGGACTCGCGGGGGCCCTGATATGGGTTTTTCTGGCTGCAGTTTTCCTTGATGGTGACCTTCCCCGAGGTGCCTCTGGGCATCTTCCTGTTCTGCATGTGTGTGATCGCCATTGGGGCCGTGCAG GCGCTGATCGTGCTCTACGCCTTCCACTTCCCGCACCTCCTAAGCCCCCAGATCGAGCGCTCTGCCCACCGCGGCCTCTACCGGCAGCGCGTCCTGGGCATCATCGTGCGGGGCCCCGCGCTCTGCCTGGCCGCCGCCGGCTTCTCCCTCTTCTTCTACCCCGCG GATGCTGTCCTGGGCCCACCTTCTGGTCCCCACAGCTCCCCAGGAGCCCTCGGCCATCCTCCAGGCGTGctcaccgccccccgccccaatcCAGGATGCTGTCCTGGGGCCACCTTCTGGTCCCCACAGCTCCCCAGGAGCCCTCGGCCATCCTCCAG TCATACCTGCTGATGGCCATGGTCATTGTCCTGCCCCACGTGAGCAAGGCCGCTGGCTGGTGCAGAGCCCAGCTTGTGG GCCTCAGAGAGCCCCCGGCTCACAGCGTGGAGGTCTTCACCTTTGACCTGCACGAGCCGCTCAGCAAGGAGCGGGTGGAGGCCTTCAGTGACGGGGTCTACGCCATCGTGGCCACTCTGCTTATCCTGGACATCTG CGAGGACAACGTCCCGGACGCCAAGGACGTGAAGGAGAAGTTCCAGGGTAGCCTGGTGGCCGCGCTGGGCGAGTCTGGACCGCACTTCCTGGCCTACTTCGGCTCCTTCGCCACGGTGGGCCTGCTCTGGTTCGCCCACCACTCACTGTTCCTGCACATCCGCAGGGCCacgcagcccatggggttgctcaaCACACTCTCGCTGGCCTTCGTGGGCGGCCTGCCCCTGGCCTACCAGCAGACGTCGGCCTTCACAAAGCAGCCCCGCGATGAGCTGGAGAGCGTGCGCATCAGCTGCGCCATCATCTTCCTGGCCAGCATCTTCCAGTTCGCCATCTGGACCACGGCGCTGCTGCAGGAGGGGGAGACGCTGCAGCCCTCGGCACGCTTTGGGGGCCGCGAGCACGCGTTCATGTTCGCCAAGCTCGCCCTGTACCCCTGCGCCAGCCTGCTGGCCTTCGCCTGCACCTGCGTGCTGAGCAGCTTCAGCACGGCCATCTTCCACGCCATGCAGATCGCGGTGCCCTTCGCCTTCCTGCTGCTGCGGCTCCTGGTGCGCCTGGCGCTGGCCGGCCTGAGGGccctgcggggcctggtggggccCGTGCTGGCGCGGCCGGCACCTGGGGCCGCAGACGAGGCCCAGTCCCCActgctccctgccccctgctag
- the TMEM175 gene encoding endosomal/lysosomal proton channel TMEM175 isoform X1 → MSGPQAPEPTLEGQADASAGSPDEDAAEGIQHSHRMLSFSDALLSIIATVMILPVTHTEISPEQEFDKSVQRLLATRIAVYLMTFLIVTVAWAAHTRLFQVVGKIDDTLALLNLACMMTITFLPFTVSHRGFRPHFHPGPSRPPLTPEHALLKLSDSWAVGLDHVVAEVSGSRPVPVTGRGLGWGWGDACPAPGAPGLLAELGSSLQVTHHLLTQQLLDSEGGPCSERSASQRVGVWGAFMSLKTFSFKGFKLRPKGSCSRDAPFPDGSAVAQAWPSGLAGALIWVFLAAVFLDGDLPRGASGHLPVLHVCDRHWGRAGADRALRLPLPAPPKPPDRALCPPRPLPAARPGHHRAGPRALPGRRRLLPLLLPRGCCPGPTFWSPQLPRSPRPSSRRAHRPPPQSRMLSWGHLLVPTAPQEPSAILQSYLLMAMVIVLPHVSKAAGWCRAQLVGLREPPAHSVEVFTFDLHEPLSKERVEAFSDGVYAIVATLLILDICEDNVPDAKDVKEKFQGSLVAALGESGPHFLAYFGSFATVGLLWFAHHSLFLHIRRATQPMGLLNTLSLAFVGGLPLAYQQTSAFTKQPRDELESVRISCAIIFLASIFQFAIWTTALLQEGETLQPSARFGGREHAFMFAKLALYPCASLLAFACTCVLSSFSTAIFHAMQIAVPFAFLLLRLLVRLALAGLRALRGLVGPVLARPAPGAADEAQSPLLPAPC, encoded by the exons ATGTCTGGGCCCCAGGCTCCGGAGCCGACGCTCGAGGGGCAGGCAGACGCCTCCGCGGGCTCTCCAGACGAGGACGCGGCCGAGGGGATCCAGCACTCGCATCGTATGCTCAGCTTCAGCGACGCACTGCTGTCCATCATCGCCACCGTGATG ATCCTGCCCGTGACCCACACAGAGATCTCCCCAGAGCAG GAGTTTGACAAGAGTGTCCAGAGGCTCCTCGCCACCAGGATTGCCGTCTACCTGATGACCTTCCTCATTGTGACTGTGGCCTGGGCGGCCCACACGAG GTTGTTCCAAGTTGTTGGGAAAATAGACGACACGCTTGCCCTGCTCAACCTG GCCTGCATGATGACCATCACCTTCCTGCCGTTCACCGTGAGTCACAGGGGCTTCCGGCCCCACTTCCACCCCGGGCCCAGCCGCCCTCCACTGACCCCAGAACACGCCCTCCTAAAGCTCTCAGACTCGTGGGCAGTCGGCCTGGACCATGTGGTTGCAGAGGTTTCCGGGAGCCGGCCAGTTCCCGTCACGGGgcgtgggttggggtgggggtggggagacgcCTGCCCAGCCCCCGGAGCCCCCGGCCTCCTGGCCGAGCTGGGCTCATCCCTGCAGGTGACCCACCATCTGCTCACCCAGCAGCTCCTGGATTCGGAGGGAGGGCCATGCTCTGAGCGCAGTGCGTCACAGAGGGTTGGGGTCTGGGGAGCCTTTATGAGCCTGAAAACCTTCAGCTTTAAAGGCTTCAAGCTTCGGCCCAAGGGCTCCTGTAGCAGAGACGCtcccttccctgatggctccgcAGTGGCCCAGGCATGGCCCAGCGGACTCGCGGGGGCCCTGATATGGGTTTTTCTGGCTGCAGTTTTCCTTGATGGTGACCTTCCCCGAGGTGCCTCTGGGCATCTTCCTGTTCTGCATGTGTGTGATCGCCATTGGGGCCGTGCAG GCGCTGATCGTGCTCTACGCCTTCCACTTCCCGCACCTCCTAAGCCCCCAGATCGAGCGCTCTGCCCACCGCGGCCTCTACCGGCAGCGCGTCCTGGGCATCATCGTGCGGGGCCCCGCGCTCTGCCTGGCCGCCGCCGGCTTCTCCCTCTTCTTCTACCCCGCG GATGCTGTCCTGGGCCCACCTTCTGGTCCCCACAGCTCCCCAGGAGCCCTCGGCCATCCTCCAGGCGTGctcaccgccccccgccccaatcCAGGATGCTGTCCTGGGGCCACCTTCTGGTCCCCACAGCTCCCCAGGAGCCCTCGGCCATCCTCCAG TCATACCTGCTGATGGCCATGGTCATTGTCCTGCCCCACGTGAGCAAGGCCGCTGGCTGGTGCAGAGCCCAGCTTGTGG GCCTCAGAGAGCCCCCGGCTCACAGCGTGGAGGTCTTCACCTTTGACCTGCACGAGCCGCTCAGCAAGGAGCGGGTGGAGGCCTTCAGTGACGGGGTCTACGCCATCGTGGCCACTCTGCTTATCCTGGACATCTG CGAGGACAACGTCCCGGACGCCAAGGACGTGAAGGAGAAGTTCCAGGGTAGCCTGGTGGCCGCGCTGGGCGAGTCTGGACCGCACTTCCTGGCCTACTTCGGCTCCTTCGCCACGGTGGGCCTGCTCTGGTTCGCCCACCACTCACTGTTCCTGCACATCCGCAGGGCCacgcagcccatggggttgctcaaCACACTCTCGCTGGCCTTCGTGGGCGGCCTGCCCCTGGCCTACCAGCAGACGTCGGCCTTCACAAAGCAGCCCCGCGATGAGCTGGAGAGCGTGCGCATCAGCTGCGCCATCATCTTCCTGGCCAGCATCTTCCAGTTCGCCATCTGGACCACGGCGCTGCTGCAGGAGGGGGAGACGCTGCAGCCCTCGGCACGCTTTGGGGGCCGCGAGCACGCGTTCATGTTCGCCAAGCTCGCCCTGTACCCCTGCGCCAGCCTGCTGGCCTTCGCCTGCACCTGCGTGCTGAGCAGCTTCAGCACGGCCATCTTCCACGCCATGCAGATCGCGGTGCCCTTCGCCTTCCTGCTGCTGCGGCTCCTGGTGCGCCTGGCGCTGGCCGGCCTGAGGGccctgcggggcctggtggggccCGTGCTGGCGCGGCCGGCACCTGGGGCCGCAGACGAGGCCCAGTCCCCActgctccctgccccctgctag
- the TMEM175 gene encoding endosomal/lysosomal proton channel TMEM175 isoform X3: MSGPQAPEPTLEGQADASAGSPDEDAAEGIQHSHRMLSFSDALLSIIATVMILPVTHTEISPEQEFDKSVQRLLATRIAVYLMTFLIVTVAWAAHTRLFQVVGKIDDTLALLNLACMMTITFLPFTVSHRGFRPHFHPGPSRPPLTPEHALLKLSDSWAVGLDHVVAEVSGSRPVPVTGRGLGWGWGDACPAPGAPGLLAELGSSLQVTHHLLTQQLLDSEGGPCSERSASQRVGVWGAFMSLKTFSFKGFKLRPKGSCSRDAPFPDGSAVAQAWPSGLAGALIWVFLAAVFLDGDLPRGASGHLPVLHVCDRHWGRAGADRALRLPLPAPPKPPDRALCPPRPLPAARPGHHRAGPRALPGRRRLLPLLLPRGLREPPAHSVEVFTFDLHEPLSKERVEAFSDGVYAIVATLLILDICEDNVPDAKDVKEKFQGSLVAALGESGPHFLAYFGSFATVGLLWFAHHSLFLHIRRATQPMGLLNTLSLAFVGGLPLAYQQTSAFTKQPRDELESVRISCAIIFLASIFQFAIWTTALLQEGETLQPSARFGGREHAFMFAKLALYPCASLLAFACTCVLSSFSTAIFHAMQIAVPFAFLLLRLLVRLALAGLRALRGLVGPVLARPAPGAADEAQSPLLPAPC, translated from the exons ATGTCTGGGCCCCAGGCTCCGGAGCCGACGCTCGAGGGGCAGGCAGACGCCTCCGCGGGCTCTCCAGACGAGGACGCGGCCGAGGGGATCCAGCACTCGCATCGTATGCTCAGCTTCAGCGACGCACTGCTGTCCATCATCGCCACCGTGATG ATCCTGCCCGTGACCCACACAGAGATCTCCCCAGAGCAG GAGTTTGACAAGAGTGTCCAGAGGCTCCTCGCCACCAGGATTGCCGTCTACCTGATGACCTTCCTCATTGTGACTGTGGCCTGGGCGGCCCACACGAG GTTGTTCCAAGTTGTTGGGAAAATAGACGACACGCTTGCCCTGCTCAACCTG GCCTGCATGATGACCATCACCTTCCTGCCGTTCACCGTGAGTCACAGGGGCTTCCGGCCCCACTTCCACCCCGGGCCCAGCCGCCCTCCACTGACCCCAGAACACGCCCTCCTAAAGCTCTCAGACTCGTGGGCAGTCGGCCTGGACCATGTGGTTGCAGAGGTTTCCGGGAGCCGGCCAGTTCCCGTCACGGGgcgtgggttggggtgggggtggggagacgcCTGCCCAGCCCCCGGAGCCCCCGGCCTCCTGGCCGAGCTGGGCTCATCCCTGCAGGTGACCCACCATCTGCTCACCCAGCAGCTCCTGGATTCGGAGGGAGGGCCATGCTCTGAGCGCAGTGCGTCACAGAGGGTTGGGGTCTGGGGAGCCTTTATGAGCCTGAAAACCTTCAGCTTTAAAGGCTTCAAGCTTCGGCCCAAGGGCTCCTGTAGCAGAGACGCtcccttccctgatggctccgcAGTGGCCCAGGCATGGCCCAGCGGACTCGCGGGGGCCCTGATATGGGTTTTTCTGGCTGCAGTTTTCCTTGATGGTGACCTTCCCCGAGGTGCCTCTGGGCATCTTCCTGTTCTGCATGTGTGTGATCGCCATTGGGGCCGTGCAG GCGCTGATCGTGCTCTACGCCTTCCACTTCCCGCACCTCCTAAGCCCCCAGATCGAGCGCTCTGCCCACCGCGGCCTCTACCGGCAGCGCGTCCTGGGCATCATCGTGCGGGGCCCCGCGCTCTGCCTGGCCGCCGCCGGCTTCTCCCTCTTCTTCTACCCCGCG GCCTCAGAGAGCCCCCGGCTCACAGCGTGGAGGTCTTCACCTTTGACCTGCACGAGCCGCTCAGCAAGGAGCGGGTGGAGGCCTTCAGTGACGGGGTCTACGCCATCGTGGCCACTCTGCTTATCCTGGACATCTG CGAGGACAACGTCCCGGACGCCAAGGACGTGAAGGAGAAGTTCCAGGGTAGCCTGGTGGCCGCGCTGGGCGAGTCTGGACCGCACTTCCTGGCCTACTTCGGCTCCTTCGCCACGGTGGGCCTGCTCTGGTTCGCCCACCACTCACTGTTCCTGCACATCCGCAGGGCCacgcagcccatggggttgctcaaCACACTCTCGCTGGCCTTCGTGGGCGGCCTGCCCCTGGCCTACCAGCAGACGTCGGCCTTCACAAAGCAGCCCCGCGATGAGCTGGAGAGCGTGCGCATCAGCTGCGCCATCATCTTCCTGGCCAGCATCTTCCAGTTCGCCATCTGGACCACGGCGCTGCTGCAGGAGGGGGAGACGCTGCAGCCCTCGGCACGCTTTGGGGGCCGCGAGCACGCGTTCATGTTCGCCAAGCTCGCCCTGTACCCCTGCGCCAGCCTGCTGGCCTTCGCCTGCACCTGCGTGCTGAGCAGCTTCAGCACGGCCATCTTCCACGCCATGCAGATCGCGGTGCCCTTCGCCTTCCTGCTGCTGCGGCTCCTGGTGCGCCTGGCGCTGGCCGGCCTGAGGGccctgcggggcctggtggggccCGTGCTGGCGCGGCCGGCACCTGGGGCCGCAGACGAGGCCCAGTCCCCActgctccctgccccctgctag
- the TMEM175 gene encoding endosomal/lysosomal proton channel TMEM175 isoform X8, which yields MSGPQAPEPTLEGQADASAGSPDEDAAEGIQHSHRMLSFSDALLSIIATVMILPVTHTEISPEQEFDKSVQRLLATRIAVYLMTFLIVTVAWAAHTRLFQVVGKIDDTLALLNLACMMTITFLPFTVSHRGFRPHFHPGPSRPPLTPEHALLKLSDSWAVGLDHVVAEVSGSRPVPVTGRGLGWGWGDACPAPGAPGLLAELGSSLQVTHHLLTQQLLDSEGGPCSERSASQRVGVWGAFMSLKTFSFKGFKLRPKGSCSRDAPFPDGSAVAQAWPSGLAGALIWVFLAAVFLDGDLPRGASGHLPVLHVCDRHWGRAGADRALRLPLPAPPKPPDRALCPPRPLPAARPGHHRAGPRALPGRRRLLPLLLPRGCCPGPTFWSPQLPRSPRPSSRRAHRPPPQSRMLSWGHLLVPTAPQEPSAILQSYLLMAMVIVLPHVSKAAGWCRAQLVGLREPPAHSVEVFTFDLHEPLSKERVEAFSDGVYAIVATLLILDI from the exons ATGTCTGGGCCCCAGGCTCCGGAGCCGACGCTCGAGGGGCAGGCAGACGCCTCCGCGGGCTCTCCAGACGAGGACGCGGCCGAGGGGATCCAGCACTCGCATCGTATGCTCAGCTTCAGCGACGCACTGCTGTCCATCATCGCCACCGTGATG ATCCTGCCCGTGACCCACACAGAGATCTCCCCAGAGCAG GAGTTTGACAAGAGTGTCCAGAGGCTCCTCGCCACCAGGATTGCCGTCTACCTGATGACCTTCCTCATTGTGACTGTGGCCTGGGCGGCCCACACGAG GTTGTTCCAAGTTGTTGGGAAAATAGACGACACGCTTGCCCTGCTCAACCTG GCCTGCATGATGACCATCACCTTCCTGCCGTTCACCGTGAGTCACAGGGGCTTCCGGCCCCACTTCCACCCCGGGCCCAGCCGCCCTCCACTGACCCCAGAACACGCCCTCCTAAAGCTCTCAGACTCGTGGGCAGTCGGCCTGGACCATGTGGTTGCAGAGGTTTCCGGGAGCCGGCCAGTTCCCGTCACGGGgcgtgggttggggtgggggtggggagacgcCTGCCCAGCCCCCGGAGCCCCCGGCCTCCTGGCCGAGCTGGGCTCATCCCTGCAGGTGACCCACCATCTGCTCACCCAGCAGCTCCTGGATTCGGAGGGAGGGCCATGCTCTGAGCGCAGTGCGTCACAGAGGGTTGGGGTCTGGGGAGCCTTTATGAGCCTGAAAACCTTCAGCTTTAAAGGCTTCAAGCTTCGGCCCAAGGGCTCCTGTAGCAGAGACGCtcccttccctgatggctccgcAGTGGCCCAGGCATGGCCCAGCGGACTCGCGGGGGCCCTGATATGGGTTTTTCTGGCTGCAGTTTTCCTTGATGGTGACCTTCCCCGAGGTGCCTCTGGGCATCTTCCTGTTCTGCATGTGTGTGATCGCCATTGGGGCCGTGCAG GCGCTGATCGTGCTCTACGCCTTCCACTTCCCGCACCTCCTAAGCCCCCAGATCGAGCGCTCTGCCCACCGCGGCCTCTACCGGCAGCGCGTCCTGGGCATCATCGTGCGGGGCCCCGCGCTCTGCCTGGCCGCCGCCGGCTTCTCCCTCTTCTTCTACCCCGCG GATGCTGTCCTGGGCCCACCTTCTGGTCCCCACAGCTCCCCAGGAGCCCTCGGCCATCCTCCAGGCGTGctcaccgccccccgccccaatcCAGGATGCTGTCCTGGGGCCACCTTCTGGTCCCCACAGCTCCCCAGGAGCCCTCGGCCATCCTCCAG TCATACCTGCTGATGGCCATGGTCATTGTCCTGCCCCACGTGAGCAAGGCCGCTGGCTGGTGCAGAGCCCAGCTTGTGG GCCTCAGAGAGCCCCCGGCTCACAGCGTGGAGGTCTTCACCTTTGACCTGCACGAGCCGCTCAGCAAGGAGCGGGTGGAGGCCTTCAGTGACGGGGTCTACGCCATCGTGGCCACTCTGCTTATCCTGGACATCTG A
- the TMEM175 gene encoding endosomal/lysosomal proton channel TMEM175 isoform X7, with protein sequence MSGPQAPEPTLEGQADASAGSPDEDAAEGIQHSHRMLSFSDALLSIIATVMILPVTHTEISPEQEFDKSVQRLLATRIAVYLMTFLIVTVAWAAHTRLFQVVGKIDDTLALLNLACMMTITFLPFTVSHRGFRPHFHPGPSRPPLTPEHALLKLSDSWAVGLDHVVAEVSGSRPVPVTGRGLGWGWGDACPAPGAPGLLAELGSSLQVTHHLLTQQLLDSEGGPCSERSASQRVGVWGAFMSLKTFSFKGFKLRPKGSCSRDAPFPDGSAVAQAWPSGLAGALIWVFLAAVFLDGDLPRGASGHLPVLHVCDRHWGRAGADRALRLPLPAPPKPPDRALCPPRPLPAARPGHHRAGPRALPGRRRLLPLLLPRGCCPGPTFWSPQLPRSPRPSSRRAHRPPPQSRMLSWGHLLVPTAPQEPSAILQSYLLMAMVIVLPHVSKAAGWCRAQLVGLREPPAHSVEVFTFDLHEPLSKERVEAFSDGVYAIVATLLILDIW encoded by the exons ATGTCTGGGCCCCAGGCTCCGGAGCCGACGCTCGAGGGGCAGGCAGACGCCTCCGCGGGCTCTCCAGACGAGGACGCGGCCGAGGGGATCCAGCACTCGCATCGTATGCTCAGCTTCAGCGACGCACTGCTGTCCATCATCGCCACCGTGATG ATCCTGCCCGTGACCCACACAGAGATCTCCCCAGAGCAG GAGTTTGACAAGAGTGTCCAGAGGCTCCTCGCCACCAGGATTGCCGTCTACCTGATGACCTTCCTCATTGTGACTGTGGCCTGGGCGGCCCACACGAG GTTGTTCCAAGTTGTTGGGAAAATAGACGACACGCTTGCCCTGCTCAACCTG GCCTGCATGATGACCATCACCTTCCTGCCGTTCACCGTGAGTCACAGGGGCTTCCGGCCCCACTTCCACCCCGGGCCCAGCCGCCCTCCACTGACCCCAGAACACGCCCTCCTAAAGCTCTCAGACTCGTGGGCAGTCGGCCTGGACCATGTGGTTGCAGAGGTTTCCGGGAGCCGGCCAGTTCCCGTCACGGGgcgtgggttggggtgggggtggggagacgcCTGCCCAGCCCCCGGAGCCCCCGGCCTCCTGGCCGAGCTGGGCTCATCCCTGCAGGTGACCCACCATCTGCTCACCCAGCAGCTCCTGGATTCGGAGGGAGGGCCATGCTCTGAGCGCAGTGCGTCACAGAGGGTTGGGGTCTGGGGAGCCTTTATGAGCCTGAAAACCTTCAGCTTTAAAGGCTTCAAGCTTCGGCCCAAGGGCTCCTGTAGCAGAGACGCtcccttccctgatggctccgcAGTGGCCCAGGCATGGCCCAGCGGACTCGCGGGGGCCCTGATATGGGTTTTTCTGGCTGCAGTTTTCCTTGATGGTGACCTTCCCCGAGGTGCCTCTGGGCATCTTCCTGTTCTGCATGTGTGTGATCGCCATTGGGGCCGTGCAG GCGCTGATCGTGCTCTACGCCTTCCACTTCCCGCACCTCCTAAGCCCCCAGATCGAGCGCTCTGCCCACCGCGGCCTCTACCGGCAGCGCGTCCTGGGCATCATCGTGCGGGGCCCCGCGCTCTGCCTGGCCGCCGCCGGCTTCTCCCTCTTCTTCTACCCCGCG GATGCTGTCCTGGGCCCACCTTCTGGTCCCCACAGCTCCCCAGGAGCCCTCGGCCATCCTCCAGGCGTGctcaccgccccccgccccaatcCAGGATGCTGTCCTGGGGCCACCTTCTGGTCCCCACAGCTCCCCAGGAGCCCTCGGCCATCCTCCAG TCATACCTGCTGATGGCCATGGTCATTGTCCTGCCCCACGTGAGCAAGGCCGCTGGCTGGTGCAGAGCCCAGCTTGTGG GCCTCAGAGAGCCCCCGGCTCACAGCGTGGAGGTCTTCACCTTTGACCTGCACGAGCCGCTCAGCAAGGAGCGGGTGGAGGCCTTCAGTGACGGGGTCTACGCCATCGTGGCCACTCTGCTTATCCTGGACATCTG GTGA